The following are encoded together in the Arcticibacterium luteifluviistationis genome:
- the tuf gene encoding elongation factor Tu, with amino-acid sequence MAKENFDRSKPHVNIGTIGHVDHGKTTLTAAITTVLAGKGLSALRDFSSIDNAPEEKERGITINTSHVEYATENRHYAHVDCPGHADYVKNMVTGAAQMDGAILVVAATDGPMPQTREHILLARQVGVPQLVVFMNKVDMVDDPELLELVEMEIRELLSFYKFDGDNIPVIQGSALGGLNGEEKWVKTIEELMAAVDSFIPLPARATDKPFLMPVEDVFSITGRGTVATGRIETGVINSGEAVDILGMGAEGLKSTVTGVEMFRKILDRGEAGDNTGLLLRGVEKSQIKRGMVICKPGSVKPHSKFKGEIYVLSKEEGGRHTPFFNKYRPQFYFRTTDVTGEIMLPENVEMVMPGDNVTIEVTLINSIAMDKGLRFAIREGGRTVGAGQVTEIIE; translated from the coding sequence ATGGCAAAAGAAAATTTTGACCGTAGTAAGCCTCACGTAAACATTGGTACTATCGGTCACGTTGATCATGGAAAGACAACATTAACGGCTGCAATTACCACTGTTCTAGCAGGTAAGGGACTTTCAGCTCTTAGAGACTTTTCATCTATTGATAATGCTCCTGAAGAGAAAGAGCGTGGTATTACTATTAATACATCACACGTTGAGTATGCTACTGAAAACCGTCACTATGCACACGTTGACTGTCCTGGTCACGCTGATTATGTGAAAAACATGGTTACTGGAGCGGCTCAAATGGATGGTGCCATACTTGTTGTTGCTGCTACTGATGGTCCTATGCCACAAACTCGTGAGCATATCCTTCTGGCTCGCCAGGTAGGTGTACCTCAATTAGTAGTTTTTATGAACAAAGTTGATATGGTGGATGATCCTGAACTACTTGAATTAGTAGAAATGGAGATTCGTGAACTATTATCTTTCTATAAATTCGACGGTGATAATATCCCTGTAATTCAAGGTTCTGCCTTAGGTGGTTTGAACGGAGAAGAGAAATGGGTTAAAACTATTGAAGAATTAATGGCAGCAGTGGATTCTTTCATTCCTCTTCCTGCTAGAGCGACTGATAAGCCTTTCCTAATGCCGGTTGAGGATGTATTCTCTATTACTGGTCGTGGAACTGTAGCTACTGGTCGTATCGAAACTGGTGTAATTAACTCTGGAGAAGCTGTTGATATCTTAGGTATGGGTGCAGAAGGCTTAAAGTCAACTGTAACTGGTGTTGAGATGTTCCGTAAGATTCTTGATAGAGGTGAAGCTGGTGATAACACTGGTTTACTTTTAAGAGGTGTTGAGAAATCTCAAATTAAGCGTGGAATGGTAATCTGTAAGCCAGGTTCTGTTAAGCCACACTCTAAGTTCAAAGGTGAAATTTACGTTCTTTCTAAAGAAGAAGGTGGACGTCATACTCCGTTCTTTAACAAATACCGTCCTCAGTTCTACTTCAGAACTACAGACGTAACTGGAGAAATCATGCTACCTGAAAACGTAGAAATGGTAATGCCAGGTGATAACGTAACTATCGAAGTTACTTTGATTAACTCAATTGCTATGGATAAAGGTCTTCGTTTCGCGATTCGTGAAGGTGGACGTACTGTAGGGGCTGGTCAAGTAACAGAAATCATAGAGTAA